CCCGAGGAGGCATCAGGATGATGTATCTTTATCTCCCTCCTGAAACACTCTTTAAGCTTACTATAGTCACAAAAATACGGAGCTTTCAGAACATCAAATTTCTCCAATACCTTCTTCAAATCATCCATATACTACCTTAAACATTCAAACTTCTTCCACTTAACAAATATACCCTGATCCAAAATTTCAACTTTCGCTTTCTTTTTACCAAGTTTCAGTTTATTGTCAAGATAGTAAACCGACTTTTTCACAGCAAATACTTCCCTAGAATCAATATACTTCGCCTTCTCAAGTGAATAGAGAAACTTCTTAGCAAGCTTCAAAGTTTTCTTGTTTCCTAGTTCCTGAATAAATGGAGAAATTTTTATCACCTCGGATACTTTGTTAAGAGATATAAGATTCGCCAAAAGCTTGTTAAACTCATTCGTAGCAAAGTGTCCATATATACACACCTCGTCGTAAAAGTTGTCAACCAACAGATCAAGCATCTCTAGATCGGTGTTTTCGTAGATGTATCTAAACACCAATTTGAAAAACTGGAAAAGAAATATAGGATTTGAAGATTTGTATTCGTTGACATAGTATCTTATAAGCGTAGTTCTATCTATCTTGGTCCTCTCATGTAGCACCGAGTTTAGCATAACCTTTGTTTTCTCCATCCTTCCCTCCTACCGTATCCCCAGATATGTTAGAATCAAGTATATTACTAGCCCAACAGTAGATGGCAAGATTAGAGAAAAAAGGAAAATCAAAACATAGGGTATTTTCCTACTCGCCTTCTTTATAAACCATACTGTCCTGTCTATAGCTTCAAAATTCTTCCTATCAACAAAACTCTCATTTCTAAGACTAATTAATCTCTTTATAGCCTCTTCATAATTACCAATCCTATAATCACATAAACTCATATTGTATTTACTCGCAAACTTAAACTCCTCACAGTTCTCAACTTTTGAAAACTCCTTCTTGCTATCCTCGTATCTACCCAGTCTGTACAAAATAACCCCCTTGGTAAAAGAAATTTCAGGATAGTATGGCATATTTCCACACAGATCTATAAGCTCCACAGCTTTCGTCAGATCACCATTTCTAAAGTAGCACACAGCAAGATTATATACAATATTAATATTCTTTGAATACTTCTTTGCAAGCTTTTCAAGAACAGCAATTGCATCTGGTATTTTACCTGAAGAAAATAAGGAGTAGGAATATAAATACAAAAAATAATCACTAATCTTACCTTCCCTATAAATAGAAAGGCACAACTCTGACAATTCCTTATACTGCTCTGTATAATACCAAATATCAGCAAGATCTAGCAATACCTCTGGATGAAGCTTTTGTGCTAGAAAATCGGAAATGTCCATAACTGCTTTTCTAAAATCATTTTCCAGGAACCTCTTCAAGTATTCCGTTCTCTTTGATACTACCTCGGTATTTGAGTAAGATTGGTAAAGATCTGCAAAACCTTTCCCATCAAACATTTTGATCTCCTTCAGACAGTAGAGCTTTGCCAATGGATCTTGAGCATTCTGGAGCACCTTATAAACAGTACTTCTATATTTCTCAAAGTTTCCTTCCAAAAAGAAAACTTTTGATAGCACCACATCAAGGTGAGAGGTATAATCAATAACGTTTTCTATTTCCCCGGAAAATATCACTCCTGCGAAAAAATTTGCCACTTCTACAACCTTCCGAACTTTTCTTGGCAATTCCTTGTAGAATCTTTTTCCCATCTGAGAGGCCTTCAGAACCTCTCCGTCCTTGTAAAGTGAGAGTATTTTTTCAATATCTTTTTGCAAAGTCATTTCAACAACTATCCTCCTTCTCAGTAAGGTTTCTCTACATACCCCTTTATTAAAATATCGTCCTCAAACCTCAAAGCTGTAATATCGTAAAGTCTTATTGCATCCTCAACCTTGGATACCCCCTTACCCCCTACAGTCCTAGCAGATCTTCCTCCTAAAAACTTAGGAGAAACGAACACAAAAACCTTATCCACTAGATTACCCTCAAAGAAACTACCGATTATCTCCCCTCCGCCCTCAACAAGTAGATTGATAACCTTCCTCTCACCAAGTTTATCAACCACTTCCCTAAGATCTAGAAATTTGTCCCCAATAAGGCTTATATACTCATACTTCTTGTTCTCCTTTTTTGATATGTAACTTAAAAAATCTTTATTCACTTTCTCTGAAACAAAAAACAGCGTTGGCAGTTCATCGTTCACAACAACCGAATCAATTGGAGTCCTACCAAACGGATCAACCACACATCTAAGAGGTTGTTTGTAAAGGTATTCCTTCTTCTTATATCTTATGGTCAGGTAAGGATTATCCTGTATTATTGTATTAACACCGACCAATATTGCATCTGCCTTCCTCCTTATCTCAGAATGTACATACTCTCTACTTAACTGTGATGAAATCCACTTTGAATCACCCGTTATAGTTGCAAGCTTTCCATCAATACTTATAGCGTATTTAACAGTTACAAACGGTTTGCCAGTTGCAACAAACTTGAAAAAATCCTCATTCAGCTCTAAAAGATCTTCTTCAAAAAAACCAACCTTTACCTCAATTCCTGCAGACCTTAACCTAGATATCCCCCTACCATTGACTTTTGGGTTTTTATCAACGGTTCCGACGTAAACTTTTTTTATACCAGCTTTTATTATCTCTTCCGTACAAGGAGGATTATGACCAGAATATTGGTGAGGTTCAAGTGTGACGATCATGGTGCTTCCCCTAAGAGGCACCTTTGAGTTCTCAATTGCTACAATTTCCGCATGCTTACCATAATTTGGCTGAGTTGCTCCTACAGATACTACCTTACCACCCTTTATTATCACAGCTCCTACCGCCGGATTTGGAGAAACAACACCTTTAACCTTATTCGCAAGAGAGTATGCAAGTTCAAAATATTCAAGCTTAACATCCAAATCTACCATAATTATGTAATTACCTTAAATTCAGCAAGTCTCTCCAAGCAGTTATTCCTTTCTCTATTACGGTTTTGACAAACAACAATGATAGCCTAGCTTCCTCTTCTGCTATAATAACCTCGTGAACATTTACTTCCTCAGGAGACACCACCGCCATCTCCTGAAGACTCTTCGCTTCTAGCTCCTTCCTGTTTACATCATCAATAGCCCTCAACAAAAGTTCACCAAAACTCTGTTCCACATTTTTCACCCTATGCTCACCCGGAAAAGCAATATGTTTTTCATTTGTTACTCTAATGACAACATCATAACTGCGGAAAACTTCACTCATAAATACCTCCAAGAATATTTTCGGATTCACTCCACAACTTTCAAGCTAGCAGGATAGAGTAATAACCGAACTCTCCTTGCAATGCAAAAAACTAAAAGAAAGAAGATATTTAACGAAACTAATAATAGCACCAACGGAGGTAGGATATGATAATCAATAACAACTACAGTTTTGACATCGTTTCAAAAAAGATAGAGATTGATAAGGTAACCAAAGAAGAGATAAGAAAACTAAACGAAGAACTAAAAATCAACCATCAAGCTAGTAAGAACACTCTCGGCGAAGAAGATTTCCTGAAAATCCTTACCACCCAACTAAGAACCCAAGATCCAACTAATCCAGTTGACGATAAAACATTCATATCCCAAGTAGCTCAACTTACCGCCTTAAAACAACTCGGTAATCTTAACAATAACATACTTTCATTAGTTTCCCAAAATGCTATAAACAGCTCTCTGTCTATGATCTCAAAACTAATTGAATGGATAGACAGTGATACTGGCATAGCCCACAGCGATAAAGTTACAGGAGTCAGACTCAATGAAAATGGAGAAGTTTTTCTAAAAACTGAGAAAGGACACCTAGTTTCTATGAAACAAATAGTAGAAGTAAAGTAAGTTGCAAAGGAAATGTATGGTTCTAGGTATTATACAAGCAAGAATAAATTCTGACAGATTTCCAGTTAAAGTATTTGCTAGGTTTTCAGACGGCTCAGTAGTGCTAGAAAGAGTCATAAAGCAGGTTCTCTTTTCCAAGTCAGTTGACAAGGTAGTAGTAGCTACAAACTATATTTCGTTCAATTCTATCTTTTCGTTTGTATCTGAAAATTTTGCCAACGTTTCAGTTATCTCAGGTCCAGACGAAGATGTGCTTTCTAGGTTTGTAAAATGTCTTGATGCCTTTGATAATACCGATACTGTTGTGAGAATTACTGCAGACAATCCGCTAACATGTCCTGAGTATATTGACAAAGCCGTATCCCTGCACCTACAACATAAAGCAGATCTTACACATTTTCTGGGAATCCCTCTAGGAACAGGCGTAGAAGTTATAAAAGCTGACACACTTTATAGAGTATCAGAGCTTACACTTGAAACTTACGATAGAGAACATGTCACTCC
This window of the Brevinematia bacterium genome carries:
- a CDS encoding tetratricopeptide repeat protein; this encodes MTLQKDIEKILSLYKDGEVLKASQMGKRFYKELPRKVRKVVEVANFFAGVIFSGEIENVIDYTSHLDVVLSKVFFLEGNFEKYRSTVYKVLQNAQDPLAKLYCLKEIKMFDGKGFADLYQSYSNTEVVSKRTEYLKRFLENDFRKAVMDISDFLAQKLHPEVLLDLADIWYYTEQYKELSELCLSIYREGKISDYFLYLYSYSLFSSGKIPDAIAVLEKLAKKYSKNINIVYNLAVCYFRNGDLTKAVELIDLCGNMPYYPEISFTKGVILYRLGRYEDSKKEFSKVENCEEFKFASKYNMSLCDYRIGNYEEAIKRLISLRNESFVDRKNFEAIDRTVWFIKKASRKIPYVLIFLFSLILPSTVGLVIYLILTYLGIR
- the ribD gene encoding bifunctional diaminohydroxyphosphoribosylaminopyrimidine deaminase/5-amino-6-(5-phosphoribosylamino)uracil reductase RibD; amino-acid sequence: MVDLDVKLEYFELAYSLANKVKGVVSPNPAVGAVIIKGGKVVSVGATQPNYGKHAEIVAIENSKVPLRGSTMIVTLEPHQYSGHNPPCTEEIIKAGIKKVYVGTVDKNPKVNGRGISRLRSAGIEVKVGFFEEDLLELNEDFFKFVATGKPFVTVKYAISIDGKLATITGDSKWISSQLSREYVHSEIRRKADAILVGVNTIIQDNPYLTIRYKKKEYLYKQPLRCVVDPFGRTPIDSVVVNDELPTLFFVSEKVNKDFLSYISKKENKKYEYISLIGDKFLDLREVVDKLGERKVINLLVEGGGEIIGSFFEGNLVDKVFVFVSPKFLGGRSARTVGGKGVSKVEDAIRLYDITALRFEDDILIKGYVEKPY
- the fliE gene encoding flagellar hook-basal body complex protein FliE, with product MSEVFRSYDVVIRVTNEKHIAFPGEHRVKNVEQSFGELLLRAIDDVNRKELEAKSLQEMAVVSPEEVNVHEVIIAEEEARLSLLFVKTVIEKGITAWRDLLNLR
- a CDS encoding flagellar hook capping FlgD N-terminal domain-containing protein, which encodes MIINNNYSFDIVSKKIEIDKVTKEEIRKLNEELKINHQASKNTLGEEDFLKILTTQLRTQDPTNPVDDKTFISQVAQLTALKQLGNLNNNILSLVSQNAINSSLSMISKLIEWIDSDTGIAHSDKVTGVRLNENGEVFLKTEKGHLVSMKQIVEVK